One stretch of bacterium DNA includes these proteins:
- a CDS encoding DUF6754 domain-containing protein: protein MIVLFVHGPAFTQSPPSDSMAAIAPTVAEPPAPHPPTGVRGSDAPNDNGEAIIVSWNLSPDDGAGLDNVESYLILRGTSPDGPFDTVGAAAAGQTSFTDATVHSGTIYHYIVSAVALAPVPGGEPKPVYIQSEPSAAVQGVAQWFHSRRLNALIAVIILCSAILYFINAARSGKSVYIRKIGGLEAVDEAVGRATEMGKKIFYIPGTQDMDEVQTLAGITILGRVAKVAADYEAKLEVPVSRSLVMVTCREVVKEAFLNAGRPDAYREESVYYLTDDQFGYAAGIDGLVMRDKPATMFYMGAFYAESLILAETGNSIGAIQIAGTAMPAQLPFFVAACDYTLIGEELFAASAYLSKEPKLLGSLKGQDVGKGIILVTILVGIILTSIGAITLKTSDPEKLGPYNIGQYFEVE, encoded by the coding sequence TTGATCGTCCTTTTCGTCCACGGCCCGGCCTTTACCCAGTCTCCTCCCAGCGACAGCATGGCGGCGATCGCGCCGACCGTCGCGGAGCCGCCGGCGCCGCACCCGCCCACCGGTGTGCGCGGGTCGGATGCCCCCAACGATAACGGCGAGGCGATCATTGTCAGCTGGAACCTCTCGCCGGATGACGGCGCCGGTCTGGACAATGTGGAGTCGTACCTGATTCTGCGCGGGACATCCCCGGACGGGCCCTTCGACACCGTGGGCGCGGCCGCGGCGGGGCAGACCTCCTTCACCGACGCCACGGTTCACTCCGGCACCATTTATCACTACATCGTCTCGGCGGTGGCGCTGGCGCCGGTGCCGGGCGGCGAGCCCAAACCGGTGTACATTCAGTCGGAGCCGTCGGCGGCGGTGCAGGGAGTGGCGCAGTGGTTCCATTCGCGCCGTCTCAATGCGCTGATCGCCGTGATCATCCTTTGCTCGGCCATCCTGTACTTCATCAACGCCGCCCGGTCGGGCAAGTCGGTCTACATTCGCAAGATTGGCGGCCTCGAAGCGGTTGACGAGGCGGTCGGGCGCGCCACCGAAATGGGCAAGAAGATCTTCTACATTCCCGGCACCCAGGACATGGACGAGGTCCAGACGCTGGCCGGGATCACCATTCTCGGCCGGGTCGCCAAGGTGGCCGCCGACTACGAGGCCAAGCTGGAAGTGCCGGTGTCGCGGTCGCTGGTCATGGTCACCTGCCGCGAAGTCGTCAAGGAAGCGTTTCTCAACGCCGGCCGTCCGGATGCCTACCGCGAGGAGAGTGTCTACTACCTCACCGACGACCAATTCGGGTATGCGGCCGGCATCGACGGCCTGGTGATGCGCGACAAGCCCGCGACGATGTTCTACATGGGCGCTTTCTACGCCGAATCGCTGATTCTGGCGGAAACCGGCAACTCGATCGGGGCGATCCAGATCGCCGGGACCGCGATGCCGGCGCAGCTGCCTTTCTTTGTCGCCGCCTGCGACTACACGCTCATCGGCGAGGAACTGTTCGCCGCGTCGGCGTACCTCTCGAAGGAACCGAAACTGTTGGGCAGTCTGAAGGGGCAGGATGTCGGCAAGGGGATCATCCTGGTGACGATCCTGGTCGGGATCATCCTGACGTCGATCGGGGCGATCACGCTGAAGACCAGCGACCCCGAGAAACTCGGTCCCTATAACATCGGACAGTATTTCGAGGTCGAGTAG